From Numida meleagris isolate 19003 breed g44 Domestic line chromosome 4, NumMel1.0, whole genome shotgun sequence, the proteins below share one genomic window:
- the SCRG1 gene encoding scrapie-responsive protein 1 produces MKMLSVLLLLSALLGAHAVPSQRPSCYKRVLHDHSCHSIPEGTASLRRVDESLQDHFWEGKGCETICYCNFKELLCCPKEIFFGPKISFVIPCNSE; encoded by the exons ATGAAGATGCTCTCAGTTCTGCTTCTTCTGAGCGCCCTCCTGGGTGCCCACGCAGTGCCCTCCCAGCGGCCCTCGTGCTACAAGAGGGTCTTGCATGACCACAGCTGCCACAGCATCCCTGAGGGCACGGCGAGCCTGAGGAGAGTTGATGAGAGCCTGCAGGATCACTTTTgggaagggaaaggctgtgAGACCATCTGTTACTGCAACTTCAAGGAACTGCTCTGCTGTCCAAA GGAGATTTTCTTTGGACCGAAGATATCTTTTGTGATCCCCTGTAACAGCGAGTGA